From Pseudomonas sp. B21-028, one genomic window encodes:
- a CDS encoding transcription elongation factor GreAB: MNKQTVHQLILDKLKVDLDIAERAAQTAYETATHEENIAENKYDTLGLEASYLAAGQARRVEEIRQALALCQNLILRPYDAQRGIQVGSLIGLEDEDGRQQWLFLGPDAAGLKVSLVGQPITVITPRSPLGRGLLGKFEGDEVEIVVAGARQQFAVTEAI, translated from the coding sequence ATGAACAAACAGACCGTCCACCAGTTGATCCTCGACAAACTCAAGGTCGATCTCGACATCGCCGAGCGCGCCGCGCAGACCGCCTACGAAACCGCGACCCACGAAGAAAACATCGCCGAGAATAAATACGACACCCTGGGCCTCGAAGCCTCCTACCTCGCTGCCGGACAAGCCAGGCGCGTGGAAGAAATCCGCCAGGCCCTCGCCCTCTGCCAGAACCTGATTCTCAGGCCCTATGACGCGCAGCGCGGCATCCAGGTGGGTAGCCTGATCGGCCTGGAGGATGAAGACGGTCGCCAGCAATGGCTGTTCCTGGGGCCGGACGCCGCGGGATTGAAAGTGTCCCTGGTGGGGCAACCGATCACCGTCATCACCCCTCGCTCACCGTTGGGCCGAGGCTTGCTGGGCAAGTTCGAAGGGGATGAAGTGGAGATCGTCGTAGCGGGCGCCCGGCAACAGTTCGCGGTCACCGAGGCGATCTAG
- a CDS encoding cytochrome b/b6 domain-containing protein, protein MPDHPPAPRLTALQLTVSIALGLWLGFLAIVLTGWLLSKFVLGEQLAPVAAAVHQLAQPPVVLPPPEPQNPMFEQYQQNLQRNEQRQALDQARSNPRNQSNPKCQFWLEQDRNAPSEKTRANVLQFCD, encoded by the coding sequence ATGCCCGATCACCCTCCCGCCCCGCGTCTCACCGCCTTGCAATTGACCGTCAGCATCGCCTTGGGCCTGTGGCTGGGGTTCCTCGCCATTGTGCTGACAGGCTGGCTGTTGTCTAAATTCGTCCTGGGTGAACAACTCGCCCCGGTGGCCGCTGCCGTGCACCAACTGGCGCAACCGCCGGTCGTGCTACCGCCTCCCGAACCGCAGAATCCCATGTTCGAGCAATACCAGCAGAACCTTCAGCGCAATGAACAACGGCAAGCCCTCGACCAGGCCCGCAGCAACCCGCGCAATCAGTCCAACCCCAAGTGCCAGTTCTGGCTGGAACAGGACCGGAACGCGCCGAGCGAGAAGACCCGCGCCAACGTTTTGCAATTCTGCGACTGA
- the earP gene encoding elongation factor P maturation arginine rhamnosyltransferase EarP produces MAVRWDIFCTVVDNFGDIGVTWRLARQLVAEHQCAVRLWVDDLRAFERLCPEIDVTLAEQWQQGVDVRHWPKDWPGADAADVVIAAFACQLPGAYMDAMAERQTTPLWMNLDYLSAEDWVIGCHGLPSVKYRHVQKYFFFPGFREGTGGLLRESGLLERRRQFQQDVAAQRTFLQGLGVERAPDARLISLFAYENAGLASWFNAMAGDARPSHVLVPEGRVLGDVERWLGVADLKVGALHRRGALTVQVLPFVRQDQYDQLLWCCDFNAVRGEDSFVRAQWAGRPFLWHIYQQEEDVHLEKLDAFLRLYTQGLPEPAAKAMSGLWRTWNAGQDMSGHWENACEQQAALAEHAHAWCLAQASRPDLAAALVKFYGNWI; encoded by the coding sequence ATGGCCGTGCGTTGGGATATTTTTTGCACCGTCGTCGATAACTTTGGCGACATCGGCGTCACCTGGCGCCTGGCCCGGCAATTGGTGGCCGAGCACCAATGCGCGGTCCGGCTATGGGTCGATGACCTGCGAGCCTTCGAACGGCTATGTCCGGAAATCGATGTCACGCTGGCCGAGCAATGGCAACAAGGCGTGGATGTACGCCATTGGCCCAAGGACTGGCCAGGCGCCGACGCCGCCGATGTGGTGATCGCCGCGTTTGCCTGCCAGTTGCCGGGCGCCTACATGGACGCCATGGCGGAGCGCCAGACCACGCCACTGTGGATGAATCTGGACTACCTGAGTGCCGAGGACTGGGTGATCGGCTGCCACGGGTTGCCGTCGGTCAAATACAGGCATGTCCAGAAGTATTTCTTTTTCCCCGGCTTCCGCGAGGGGACCGGCGGCTTGCTGCGTGAGTCTGGCCTGCTGGAGAGGCGTCGGCAGTTTCAACAGGATGTCGCGGCGCAACGGACGTTCCTGCAAGGGTTGGGCGTCGAGCGGGCACCGGATGCGCGGTTGATTTCGCTGTTTGCCTACGAAAATGCCGGGCTGGCCAGCTGGTTCAATGCGATGGCCGGCGATGCCCGGCCGTCCCATGTGCTGGTTCCCGAAGGGCGGGTGCTGGGGGATGTCGAGCGTTGGCTCGGGGTTGCCGATCTCAAGGTCGGTGCGTTGCATCGACGCGGAGCCCTGACGGTACAGGTGCTGCCGTTCGTCCGACAGGATCAATACGATCAGTTGCTCTGGTGCTGCGATTTCAATGCCGTGCGGGGCGAAGACTCTTTCGTGCGTGCCCAATGGGCAGGTCGACCATTCCTCTGGCATATCTACCAGCAGGAAGAAGACGTTCATCTGGAAAAACTCGACGCATTCCTCAGGCTGTACACCCAGGGCCTTCCAGAGCCGGCCGCAAAAGCGATGAGCGGTCTCTGGCGGACATGGAATGCCGGCCAGGACATGTCCGGACACTGGGAAAACGCCTGCGAACAGCAAGCGGCGCTGGCTGAACATGCCCATGCGTGGTGTCTGGCACAGGCCTCGCGACCCGATCTTGCCGCGGCGCTGGTGAAGTTTTATGGAAATTGGATATGA
- a CDS encoding elongation factor P, with the protein MKTGKELKPGTVIRIDNDPWLVQKAEFTKSGRNSAIMKTKLKNLLTGYKTETVYGADDKLDDVILDRKEATLSFISGDSYTFMDTTDYTMYELNAEDIESVLPFVEEGMTDVCEAVFFEGRLVSVELPTTIVRQVDYTEGSARGDTSGKVMKPAKLKNGTELSVADFIEIGDMIEIDTREGGSYKGRAK; encoded by the coding sequence ATGAAAACTGGTAAAGAACTCAAACCCGGTACCGTGATTCGTATCGACAACGATCCTTGGCTGGTTCAGAAAGCTGAATTCACCAAGTCGGGTCGTAACAGCGCGATCATGAAGACCAAGCTGAAGAACCTGCTGACCGGTTACAAGACCGAAACCGTTTACGGTGCGGACGACAAACTGGACGACGTGATCCTCGACCGCAAAGAAGCGACCCTGTCCTTCATCAGCGGCGACTCCTACACGTTCATGGACACCACTGACTACACCATGTACGAGCTGAACGCCGAAGACATCGAAAGCGTTCTGCCATTCGTGGAAGAAGGCATGACCGACGTCTGCGAAGCCGTGTTCTTCGAAGGCCGTCTGGTTTCCGTAGAGCTGCCGACCACCATCGTGCGTCAGGTTGACTACACCGAAGGTTCCGCGCGCGGCGACACTTCCGGTAAGGTGATGAAGCCTGCCAAACTGAAGAACGGTACCGAACTGTCGGTTGCTGACTTCATCGAGATCGGCGACATGATCGAGATCGATACCCGCGAAGGCGGTTCCTACAAAGGCCGCGCTAAATAA
- a CDS encoding alpha/beta hydrolase, translated as MNTFTKALTGTLLALGVSSAFADGIVEHNTQKFLDALNAGTGKPLEQLSPKDARAVLVGAQAGVKLTLPKADISEKTIQVDGQSISLTIVRPAGVKGELPVFMFFHGGGWVLGDFPTHERLVRDLVAGSGAVAVFVNYTPSPEAHYPVAINQAYAATKWVAEHGKQINVDGKRLAVAGNSVGGNMAAVVALMAKDKGTPAIRFQALLWPVTDANFETASYNQFAEGHFLSKNMMKWFWDNYTTDAGQRNEIYASPLRASTAQLKGLPPALVQTAEADVLRDEGEAYARKLDAAGVPVTAVRYNGMIHDYGLLNVVSQVPAVRSAMLQVSEELKQHLK; from the coding sequence ATGAACACGTTCACCAAGGCCCTGACCGGTACCCTTCTCGCACTTGGCGTCAGCAGCGCCTTCGCCGATGGCATCGTCGAGCACAACACCCAGAAGTTTCTCGACGCATTGAATGCCGGCACCGGCAAGCCCCTGGAACAACTGTCGCCGAAGGATGCCCGCGCGGTGCTGGTTGGTGCCCAAGCGGGGGTGAAACTGACCTTGCCCAAGGCGGATATCAGCGAGAAGACCATCCAGGTCGATGGCCAGTCGATCAGCCTGACCATCGTTCGCCCGGCCGGGGTCAAGGGTGAGTTGCCCGTGTTCATGTTCTTCCACGGCGGTGGCTGGGTTCTGGGAGATTTCCCGACCCATGAACGCCTGGTTCGGGACCTGGTGGCGGGATCCGGAGCCGTGGCGGTATTCGTCAACTACACGCCCTCCCCCGAGGCGCATTACCCAGTGGCGATCAACCAGGCCTATGCCGCGACCAAGTGGGTAGCCGAGCACGGCAAGCAGATCAATGTCGACGGCAAACGCCTGGCCGTGGCGGGTAATAGTGTCGGCGGCAACATGGCAGCCGTCGTGGCCTTGATGGCCAAGGACAAGGGCACGCCGGCAATCCGCTTTCAGGCGCTGTTATGGCCGGTGACCGATGCGAACTTCGAGACCGCGTCCTACAACCAATTCGCCGAGGGACATTTCCTCAGCAAGAACATGATGAAATGGTTCTGGGACAACTACACCACCGATGCCGGACAACGTAACGAGATCTACGCTTCGCCGCTGCGGGCCAGCACCGCACAACTCAAGGGCCTGCCGCCCGCGCTGGTGCAGACCGCCGAAGCCGATGTGCTGCGTGATGAAGGTGAAGCCTACGCACGTAAACTGGATGCGGCCGGCGTGCCGGTCACGGCGGTACGCTACAACGGCATGATTCACGACTATGGCTTGCTCAACGTGGTCAGCCAGGTGCCGGCGGTGCGTTCGGCGATGTTGCAAGTGTCTGAAGAGTTGAAACAACACCTGAAATGA
- a CDS encoding organic hydroperoxide resistance protein has protein sequence MQTLYTAIATSTGGRDGRAISSDNILDVKLATPKELGGAGGAATNPEQLFAAGYSACFIGALKFVAGQSKRKIPDDASITAHVGIGQIPGGFGLDIDLHISLPGLDQTDAQSLVDAAHQVCPYSNATRGNVDVRLHVTV, from the coding sequence ATGCAAACTCTCTACACCGCAATCGCAACCTCCACCGGCGGCCGTGATGGTCGTGCGATCTCCAGCGACAACATCCTCGACGTCAAACTCGCCACCCCGAAAGAACTCGGCGGTGCCGGCGGTGCGGCGACCAACCCGGAACAACTGTTTGCCGCCGGCTACTCGGCCTGCTTCATCGGCGCCCTGAAATTCGTCGCCGGCCAAAGCAAGCGCAAGATCCCGGACGATGCCTCGATCACCGCCCATGTCGGCATCGGTCAGATTCCCGGCGGTTTCGGCCTCGACATCGACCTGCACATCAGCTTGCCCGGCCTGGACCAGACCGACGCGCAAAGCCTGGTGGACGCGGCTCACCAGGTCTGCCCGTACTCCAACGCCACCCGCGGCAACGTTGATGTTCGCCTGCATGTGACCGTTTAA
- a CDS encoding MarR family winged helix-turn-helix transcriptional regulator, whose protein sequence is MSPQRDTPEPCEALLLDNQVCFALHSTSLMMTKVYKPLLQALGLTYPQYLAMMVLWEKDGLTVGEISTRLLTDPGSLTPLLKRLEAEGLLSRTRSREDERVVIVELTEQGRALHEKALDIPQCILAASGQTLEQLKKLQLDLQALRSHLQDSL, encoded by the coding sequence ATGAGCCCCCAACGCGACACCCCCGAACCCTGCGAAGCCCTGTTGCTCGACAATCAGGTCTGCTTTGCCCTGCATTCCACGTCGCTGATGATGACCAAGGTCTACAAGCCGTTGCTGCAAGCCTTGGGCCTGACCTATCCGCAGTATCTGGCAATGATGGTGTTGTGGGAAAAAGACGGCTTGACCGTCGGTGAAATCAGCACGCGCTTGCTCACCGACCCCGGCTCGCTGACGCCGCTACTCAAGCGCCTGGAAGCTGAAGGCCTGCTGAGCCGCACCCGCAGCCGTGAAGATGAACGCGTGGTGATTGTCGAGCTCACCGAACAGGGCCGCGCACTCCATGAAAAAGCCCTCGATATCCCCCAGTGCATCCTCGCCGCCAGCGGCCAGACACTGGAACAGCTGAAAAAGCTGCAACTGGACCTGCAAGCACTGCGCAGCCACTTGCAGGACAGTCTGTAA
- a CDS encoding LysR substrate-binding domain-containing protein yields MSSYPSIDTEVLRTFVAIADQGGFTRAGELVNRTQSAVSMQMKRLEEDVLQRRLFERDGRQVKLTAEGQVLLGYARRILKLHSEVFNTLREPHMVGTVRIGTPDDYVMRFLPGILQRFAQFYPLIEIEVHCESSKQLLLRQDLDLSIVTRKPGDEIGQLLRKERFVWAEAACFSAHEKTPLPLAMFNSDCFCRQWACNALDAMGREYRVAYNSSSLSALMAVVGAGLAITAQLESLLTPDMRVLGETENLPELPEASIMLIRNLHNPSPITECLAEHIVEGFKL; encoded by the coding sequence TTGTCGAGTTACCCGAGCATCGATACGGAAGTGCTGCGGACCTTCGTCGCCATCGCCGACCAGGGCGGTTTTACCCGCGCCGGTGAATTGGTCAACCGCACCCAGTCCGCCGTCAGCATGCAGATGAAGCGTCTCGAGGAAGATGTATTGCAGCGACGGTTATTCGAGCGTGACGGGCGCCAGGTCAAGCTCACCGCCGAAGGCCAGGTGCTGCTGGGGTATGCCCGGCGCATCCTCAAGCTGCACAGCGAGGTGTTCAACACCCTGCGTGAACCGCATATGGTCGGCACCGTGCGCATCGGCACGCCGGATGACTACGTGATGCGCTTCCTGCCTGGCATCTTGCAGCGCTTCGCCCAGTTCTATCCGCTGATCGAAATTGAAGTGCACTGCGAGTCGTCCAAGCAGTTGCTGCTGCGACAGGACCTGGACTTGTCCATCGTTACCCGTAAACCGGGAGATGAAATCGGCCAGTTATTGCGCAAGGAGCGCTTTGTCTGGGCCGAAGCCGCGTGTTTCAGCGCCCATGAGAAAACACCGCTGCCACTGGCGATGTTCAATAGCGATTGCTTCTGCCGACAATGGGCCTGCAATGCGCTGGATGCCATGGGCCGCGAATATCGCGTGGCCTACAACAGTTCCAGCCTGTCGGCCCTCATGGCGGTGGTGGGCGCGGGACTGGCGATCACCGCGCAACTGGAGAGCCTGCTGACACCGGACATGCGCGTGCTCGGCGAGACCGAAAACCTGCCGGAGCTGCCTGAAGCCAGCATCATGCTGATCCGCAACCTGCACAATCCATCGCCCATCACCGAGTGCCTGGCCGAGCACATCGTCGAAGGCTTCAAACTTTAA
- a CDS encoding DUF1127 domain-containing protein, with translation MKGQKGYVSIDRHSFHFSLSDLLRKFSRWYELHHERELLAGLSDEALKDIGVSRADVEQEVVRPFWDDPMHK, from the coding sequence ATGAAAGGTCAGAAAGGATACGTATCGATAGACAGGCATTCATTCCATTTTTCCCTCAGCGATCTGCTGCGCAAGTTTAGCCGCTGGTATGAATTGCACCACGAGCGCGAATTACTCGCCGGTCTGAGCGACGAGGCGCTCAAGGACATCGGCGTTAGCCGTGCAGATGTAGAACAGGAAGTGGTTCGGCCATTCTGGGATGACCCAATGCACAAATGA
- a CDS encoding class II 3-deoxy-7-phosphoheptulonate synthase, whose amino-acid sequence MSQPWSPDSWRALPIQQQPRYPDAAHLLQVEQTLASYPPLVFAGEARELRRQFAEVTQGRAFLLQGGDCAESFAEFSAAKIRDTFKVLLQMAIVMTFAAGCPVVKVGRMAGQFAKPRSANDETIDGVTLPAYRGDIVNGIGFDEQSRVPDPERLLQSYHQSTATLNLLRAFAQGGFADLHQVHKWNLDFIANSALAEKYSHLADRIDETLAFMRACGMDSSPQLRETSFFTAHEALLLNYEEAFVRRDSLTNDYYDCSAHMLWIGDRTRQLDGAHVEFLRGVNNPIGVKVGPSMNPDDLIRLIDVLNPDNDPGRLNLIARMGANKVGDHLPQLLRAVQREGKQVLWSSDPMHGNTIKASSGYKTRDFAQILGEVKQFFQVHEAEGTYAGGIHIEMTGQNVTECIGGARPITEDGLSDRYHTHCDPRMNADQSLELAFLIAETLKQVRR is encoded by the coding sequence ATGAGCCAACCCTGGAGCCCTGACAGCTGGCGCGCCCTGCCGATCCAGCAACAACCCCGCTACCCCGACGCGGCGCACCTGCTACAAGTCGAGCAGACCCTCGCCAGCTACCCACCGCTGGTGTTTGCCGGGGAAGCCCGGGAACTGCGCCGCCAGTTCGCCGAAGTCACTCAGGGCCGGGCCTTTTTGCTGCAAGGCGGCGACTGCGCCGAAAGCTTCGCGGAGTTCTCGGCGGCGAAGATTCGCGACACCTTCAAGGTCCTGCTGCAGATGGCAATTGTCATGACCTTTGCCGCCGGTTGCCCGGTGGTCAAGGTCGGACGCATGGCCGGGCAGTTCGCCAAACCGCGTTCGGCCAACGATGAAACCATCGACGGCGTCACCCTGCCGGCCTACCGGGGCGACATCGTCAATGGCATCGGCTTCGACGAGCAGAGTCGCGTGCCGGACCCGGAACGCCTGCTGCAGTCCTACCATCAGTCCACCGCCACCTTGAACCTGCTGCGGGCTTTCGCCCAGGGCGGGTTTGCGGACCTGCACCAGGTGCACAAGTGGAACCTGGACTTCATCGCCAACTCGGCCCTGGCGGAAAAATACAGCCACCTGGCCGACCGCATCGACGAAACCCTGGCATTCATGCGCGCCTGCGGCATGGACAGCTCGCCGCAACTGCGCGAAACCAGCTTCTTCACCGCTCACGAAGCGCTGCTGCTCAACTACGAAGAAGCGTTCGTGCGCCGTGACAGCCTGACCAACGATTACTACGACTGCTCGGCCCACATGTTATGGATCGGCGACCGCACCCGTCAGCTGGACGGCGCCCATGTCGAATTCCTGCGCGGCGTGAACAACCCGATCGGAGTCAAGGTCGGCCCGAGCATGAACCCCGACGACCTGATCCGCCTGATCGACGTACTGAACCCGGACAACGACCCGGGCCGGCTGAACCTGATTGCGCGGATGGGCGCGAACAAGGTCGGCGATCACCTGCCACAACTGCTGCGAGCCGTGCAACGCGAGGGCAAGCAGGTGCTGTGGAGTTCCGACCCCATGCACGGCAACACCATCAAGGCCAGCAGCGGCTACAAGACCCGGGACTTCGCACAGATCCTCGGCGAAGTGAAACAGTTCTTCCAGGTCCACGAAGCCGAAGGCACTTATGCCGGCGGCATTCACATCGAGATGACCGGGCAGAACGTCACCGAGTGCATCGGCGGCGCGCGGCCGATTACCGAAGATGGGCTGTCGGACCGCTATCACACCCATTGCGATCCGCGGATGAATGCCGACCAGTCGCTGGAACTGGCGTTCTTGATTGCCGAGACGTTGAAGCAGGTTCGGCGCTAG
- a CDS encoding spermidine synthase, with translation MTEERVEHLLAEVHDEFGMIRVFEVADYRFLEFGDAIEQSCVFTADPSWLEYDYTRAMLIGALCHEQPESALFLGLGAGTLTQACLRFLPLEDVEAIELRPDVPRLAIEYLGLDDDPRLYIRVGDALELLETAEPADLIFVDLYTDVGPGVGHLAWGFLEDCQKRLNPGGWLVINQWATDDGKPLGAALLRGLYHRHYWELPVKEGNVILIVPADLEQAMDMEGLIARAEALAPRLGYSLLPLIKAIRPAT, from the coding sequence ATGACAGAGGAGCGCGTCGAGCATCTGCTCGCCGAGGTGCACGACGAGTTCGGCATGATCCGGGTCTTCGAAGTGGCCGATTACCGGTTTCTCGAATTCGGCGATGCCATCGAGCAGAGCTGCGTGTTCACGGCCGACCCCAGCTGGCTCGAATATGACTACACCCGCGCGATGCTGATCGGTGCGTTGTGCCACGAACAGCCGGAAAGCGCGCTGTTCCTGGGCTTGGGCGCCGGTACGCTGACCCAGGCCTGCCTCCGGTTCCTGCCGCTGGAAGACGTCGAGGCCATCGAACTGCGCCCCGATGTGCCGCGCCTGGCCATCGAATACCTGGGGCTGGATGATGATCCACGGCTGTACATCCGTGTCGGCGATGCCTTGGAGTTGTTGGAAACCGCAGAACCTGCGGACCTGATCTTCGTCGACCTCTACACCGATGTCGGCCCCGGCGTCGGCCACTTGGCCTGGGGGTTTCTGGAAGACTGTCAGAAGCGCCTGAACCCCGGCGGCTGGCTGGTGATCAACCAGTGGGCCACCGACGACGGCAAGCCGCTGGGCGCGGCGTTGTTGCGTGGCCTGTACCACCGTCATTACTGGGAGCTGCCGGTCAAGGAGGGCAATGTGATCCTGATCGTGCCGGCGGACCTGGAACAGGCAATGGACATGGAAGGACTGATCGCTCGTGCCGAAGCGTTGGCGCCACGGCTGGGCTATTCGTTGCTGCCGTTGATCAAGGCTATCCGCCCGGCAACCTGA
- a CDS encoding DEAD/DEAH box helicase, with product MTQEIGGFAALELHPNIVAAVVATGYEEPSAIQQQSIPIILAGHDMIGQAQTGTGKTAAFALPILHRIDPSKREPQALILAPTRELALQVATAFETYAKQMPGVTVVAVYGGAPMGPQLKAIRNGAQIVVATPGRLCDHLRRDEKVLATVNHLVLDEADEMLKLGFMDDLEVIFKAMPETRQTVLFSATLPQSIRAIAERHLKDPKHVKIQSKTQTVTAIEQAHLLVHADQKTSAVLSLLEVEDFDALIMFVRTKQATLDLASALEAKGYKAAALNGDIAQNQRERVIDSLKDGRLDIVVATDVAARGLDVPRITHVFNVDMPYDPESYVHRIGRTGRAGREGRALLLVTPRERRMLQVIERVTGQKVAEVRLPDAQAVLDARIKKLTNSLSPLVADAESTHGDLLDRLTADIGCSPRALAAALLRKATNGQALNLAAIEKERPLVPNNAPRGDRPERSGDRPDRGDRERRAPIPLAEGRARCRTALGARDGIAAKNLLGAILNEGGLAREAIGRIQVRDSFSLVELPEDGLEKLLTKLKDTRVAGKQLKLRRYRED from the coding sequence ATGACCCAGGAAATCGGCGGCTTCGCCGCTCTTGAACTTCATCCCAATATTGTCGCTGCAGTAGTCGCTACCGGCTATGAAGAGCCTTCGGCCATTCAGCAGCAGTCGATCCCGATCATTCTCGCCGGTCACGATATGATTGGTCAGGCGCAAACCGGTACGGGTAAGACCGCCGCGTTCGCCTTGCCTATCCTGCACCGCATTGATCCGTCCAAGCGCGAGCCGCAAGCTCTGATCCTGGCCCCAACCCGTGAGTTGGCGCTGCAAGTTGCAACTGCTTTCGAAACCTACGCCAAGCAAATGCCGGGCGTAACGGTTGTGGCTGTCTACGGCGGCGCGCCGATGGGCCCACAATTGAAAGCCATCCGTAATGGCGCACAGATCGTTGTCGCCACACCGGGCCGTCTGTGCGACCACCTGCGTCGCGACGAAAAAGTCCTGGCTACCGTGAACCACCTGGTTCTCGACGAAGCCGACGAAATGCTCAAGCTGGGCTTCATGGACGACCTGGAAGTGATCTTCAAGGCCATGCCGGAAACCCGTCAGACCGTACTGTTCTCGGCCACCCTGCCGCAGTCGATCCGTGCGATCGCCGAGCGTCACCTGAAGGACCCGAAACACGTCAAGATCCAGAGCAAGACCCAGACCGTCACCGCGATCGAACAGGCCCACCTGTTGGTTCACGCCGACCAGAAGACCTCCGCTGTCCTCAGCTTGCTGGAAGTGGAAGACTTCGACGCCCTGATCATGTTCGTGCGCACCAAGCAAGCGACCCTGGACCTGGCCAGCGCCCTGGAAGCCAAAGGCTACAAAGCTGCTGCGCTGAACGGTGACATTGCCCAGAACCAGCGCGAGCGCGTGATCGATTCCCTCAAGGATGGCCGCCTGGACATCGTTGTGGCGACCGACGTGGCTGCCCGTGGTCTGGACGTTCCGCGCATCACCCACGTGTTCAACGTGGACATGCCGTACGACCCTGAATCCTACGTTCACCGTATCGGCCGTACCGGTCGTGCCGGTCGCGAAGGTCGCGCACTGTTGCTGGTGACTCCGCGCGAGCGCCGCATGTTGCAGGTGATCGAGCGTGTCACCGGGCAGAAGGTGGCTGAAGTTCGCCTGCCGGACGCCCAGGCCGTTCTCGATGCCCGCATCAAGAAGCTGACCAACAGCCTGTCGCCGCTGGTGGCTGACGCCGAATCGACCCACGGTGATCTGCTCGATCGCCTGACTGCCGACATCGGTTGCAGCCCACGTGCCCTGGCCGCCGCCCTGCTGCGCAAGGCCACCAATGGTCAGGCGCTGAACCTGGCTGCCATCGAGAAGGAACGTCCCCTGGTGCCGAACAACGCGCCACGTGGCGATCGTCCCGAGCGTAGCGGTGACCGTCCGGACCGTGGCGACCGTGAGCGTCGTGCACCGATCCCGCTGGCCGAAGGCCGTGCCCGTTGCCGTACCGCGCTGGGTGCCCGTGACGGCATCGCCGCCAAGAACCTGCTGGGCGCGATCCTCAACGAGGGTGGCCTGGCCCGTGAAGCCATCGGTCGCATCCAGGTGCGTGACAGCTTCAGCCTGGTGGAACTGCCGGAAGATGGTCTGGAGAAATTGCTGACCAAGCTCAAGGACACTCGCGTAGCCGGCAAGCAACTCAAGCTGCGTCGCTATCGCGAAGACTGA
- a CDS encoding class III extradiol ring-cleavage dioxygenase — MLPSLFISHGSPMLALEPGDSGPALARLAAQLPRPTAIVIVSAHWESSELLVSANPQPRTWHDFGGFPPALYQVQYPAPGDPELAAQVKDLLNAAHLPARLDAQRPSDHGVWVPLSLMYPQADIPVVQVSLPSDQGPALQTRVGQALASLRQQGILLIGSGSITHNLRDLDWNAGPESIEPWAKDFRDWIVEKLAADDEAALHDYRRQAPNAVRSHPSDEHLLPLYFARGAGARFSVTHEGFTMGTLGMDIYRFD; from the coding sequence ATGCTGCCCAGCCTGTTTATCTCCCACGGCTCACCGATGCTCGCCCTCGAGCCCGGCGACAGCGGTCCGGCGCTGGCTCGCCTGGCCGCGCAATTGCCCAGGCCCACCGCCATCGTCATTGTGTCCGCCCATTGGGAAAGCAGCGAACTGTTGGTCAGCGCCAATCCGCAACCACGCACCTGGCACGACTTCGGCGGCTTCCCGCCGGCTTTGTATCAGGTGCAATATCCCGCGCCGGGCGATCCGGAACTGGCCGCCCAAGTGAAGGACCTGCTCAACGCCGCGCACCTGCCGGCACGGCTCGACGCCCAGCGGCCATCGGACCATGGCGTCTGGGTGCCGCTGTCCTTGATGTATCCCCAGGCCGACATCCCGGTGGTGCAGGTTTCCCTGCCCAGCGACCAGGGGCCCGCGTTGCAGACACGAGTCGGCCAGGCGCTTGCGAGCCTGCGCCAGCAGGGCATCCTGTTGATCGGCTCCGGCAGTATCACCCACAACCTGCGCGACCTCGACTGGAACGCAGGCCCCGAGAGCATCGAGCCCTGGGCGAAGGATTTTCGCGACTGGATCGTGGAGAAACTGGCGGCCGACGACGAGGCCGCCCTGCATGATTACCGCCGCCAGGCCCCCAATGCCGTGCGCAGCCACCCCAGCGACGAGCACCTTCTGCCGCTGTATTTCGCCCGGGGTGCCGGCGCCAGGTTCAGCGTGACCCATGAGGGGTTCACGATGGGAACGCTGGGGATGGACATCTACCGGTTCGATTGA